The window GGAAGCCTCGGCGGGCAGGGTGTACGCGGTGCGGTCCGGCCCGATCACGGTCCCGTTGGTGGCGGCGTGCTCGGCCTCCTGCTCCAGAAAGGCGACGTCGGCGCCACGCCCGGCGACCAGGGCCGGGTCGAGAGCGGCCCGGGTGACCTTGGTGGCCGCGGGAGCGGCCTCGGCGGCGTACGGGATGCCGGTGGCGCCGAGCACCACGCCGAGAAGAAGGACGGACCAGCGCGGTGGAACGCCGGCCCGCCTCTCGTCAGAGGACATCGAAGGCTCTTTTCTCTGAGGAAGTGAGCCGACGATAGATGTACCGAGATCTAACTCACAATGACTTGTCGCAATCTTTCGTCAACCTGCCGAGTTATTGCAATGCCCCGCAAGTTCACAGCTTGAATCGGTCCACGATCCGGCGCAGGTCGCCTGACATCCCGGCCAGGTCGGTGGCGGCCCGGTCGGTCTCGGCCACCCCCGAGGTGGTCTCCCGCACCGAGGCGGCCACCGCGCTGATGGTGTCCGAGACCCGGGCACCGGCGTCCGCGGCCTCGGTGACGTTGCGGCTCATCTCGTTCGTGGTCACGGTCTGCTCCTCCACCGCGGAGGCGATCGTGGTCTGGAAGTCGTTGATCCGCGCGATGATCTCGCTGATCTCGGCGATCGCCGCGACCGCGCCGGCCGTGTCGGCCTGGATCGCGGCCACCCGCTGACCGATGTCCTCGGTCGCCCGGGCGGTCTCCTGGGACAACTCCTTTACCTCACTCGCCACCACGGCGAAGCCCTTGCCGAGCTCACCGGCGCGGGCGGCCTCGATGGTCGCGTTCAACGCCAGCAGGTTCGTCTGCTCGGCGATCGCGGTGATCGTCTTGACCACACTGTCGATCTCCGACGAGGACTCCCCCAGCTTCGCCATCACGGTGCTGGTGTTCGCGGTGACGTCCACCGCCCGGGACGCGACCTGCGCGGCCTGGGTGGCGCTCTCACTGATCTCGCGGATCGAGGCACCCATCTCCTCGGCACCGGCCGCGACCGTGTGGATGTTCGACGACATGATCGAGGCCGATTCGGCTACCTCGGCCGCCTGCCGGGCGCCCAGGTCCGCGCTGTGCGAGCTGTTCCGGCTGGTCCGGGCCAGTCCGTCGGACTCCTCCGCGAGCTTCTGCGAGTGCGCGGTCAGGTCGGTGACGGTCTGCCGCAGCGTGTCGCTGGCCCGGTGCAGCGCGCTCGCCATCTGCCCGACCTCGTCGCGCTGCTCGACCCTCGGGTCGCCGGAGAGGTCTCCTTCGGCCACCTGGTCGAGGACCCGGCCGACCCGGCGCAGCGGCTGCACGATCAGCCGGGACACGTAGAGGGCGGCGACGATCGCGACCAGCAGCACCCCGGCCAGCACGGCGATGATCGTGGTCCGGGTCCGCTCGGCCTTGGCG of the Actinoplanes sichuanensis genome contains:
- a CDS encoding methyl-accepting chemotaxis protein; this translates as MAGGLGQWARNRKVSTKVLAVAGVAIAGTTAIGVLSVVGIDQLQHDRNTEIASTLPYSTNLNQVAVSAKSAANDERGFLLKGNPDFSEEALGRKEKIDAALAAARAVADSGESAARIDAIQAAVDAWFTALESEFTLYRTRPQAAIDLALGDNRDLRKTYEGLLNEEIAYADTALLQGREFDAKAERTRTTIIAVLAGVLLVAIVAALYVSRLIVQPLRRVGRVLDQVAEGDLSGDPRVEQRDEVGQMASALHRASDTLRQTVTDLTAHSQKLAEESDGLARTSRNSSHSADLGARQAAEVAESASIMSSNIHTVAAGAEEMGASIREISESATQAAQVASRAVDVTANTSTVMAKLGESSSEIDSVVKTITAIAEQTNLLALNATIEAARAGELGKGFAVVASEVKELSQETARATEDIGQRVAAIQADTAGAVAAIAEISEIIARINDFQTTIASAVEEQTVTTNEMSRNVTEAADAGARVSDTISAVAASVRETTSGVAETDRAATDLAGMSGDLRRIVDRFKL